A single Bifidobacterium scardovii JCM 12489 = DSM 13734 DNA region contains:
- a CDS encoding peptidoglycan glycosyltransferase FtsW, translating to MANGRRTSGTPRSVSGSSGRSGESGRSGRSGHTGAPHPKAVRTRIDADDEMGFAGYTGIRSLFNPLWCYHGFLVAVVVLTGFGLIMVFSSSTVSLISQSKAPWVQALSQGVYGVIGVAAAVFFMRRRALFYRRISFAFVVASMLLQTLTLTPLGRGGDTHGNSGWIYIAGFSMQPAEVTKLALCIWLPAALLVSAKRYRAEGIRAYLVPGVAYVVSLGLVLLGKDLGTALIIVFIGVTAFMIGGFPTRFFVGMVAVLGVLVLALVITSPNRLNRVLAAYSCSTSDTRSICYQSVHAKYAMASGGLIGVGLGNSKEKWNYLPAAQNDFIFAIIGEETGFIGAALVILLFVVIGWCLICVALQTKDRYTSMALVCIAVWIVGQALVNIGVVVGLLPVLGVPMPFVSAGGSSLIMCLSAAGVAASLMRAQPQIKAESRLA from the coding sequence ATGGCGAACGGTAGAAGGACCAGCGGCACCCCGCGCTCGGTGTCCGGATCGTCCGGACGGTCCGGCGAGTCCGGGCGATCCGGGCGCTCCGGGCATACGGGCGCGCCGCATCCCAAGGCGGTGCGCACGCGCATCGACGCGGACGACGAGATGGGCTTCGCCGGCTATACCGGCATCCGCAGCCTGTTCAACCCGCTGTGGTGCTACCACGGCTTTCTGGTGGCCGTCGTCGTGCTTACGGGTTTCGGCCTGATCATGGTGTTCTCCAGCTCGACGGTCAGCCTGATCTCGCAGAGCAAGGCGCCGTGGGTGCAGGCCTTGAGCCAGGGCGTCTACGGCGTGATCGGCGTGGCCGCGGCCGTGTTCTTCATGCGCCGGCGCGCGCTGTTCTACCGGCGCATCAGCTTCGCCTTCGTGGTGGCGTCCATGCTGCTGCAGACGCTGACCCTGACGCCGCTGGGCCGAGGCGGGGACACGCACGGCAACTCCGGATGGATCTACATCGCCGGGTTCTCGATGCAGCCCGCGGAGGTCACCAAGCTGGCGCTGTGCATATGGCTGCCGGCCGCGCTGCTGGTGTCGGCCAAACGCTACCGCGCGGAAGGCATCAGGGCGTATCTGGTGCCCGGCGTCGCCTACGTGGTCAGCCTCGGGCTGGTGCTGCTCGGCAAGGACCTCGGCACGGCCCTGATCATCGTGTTCATCGGCGTCACCGCGTTCATGATCGGCGGGTTCCCGACCAGGTTCTTCGTCGGGATGGTCGCCGTGCTCGGCGTGCTGGTGCTCGCGCTCGTGATCACCAGCCCGAACCGCCTCAACCGCGTGCTGGCGGCGTACTCGTGCTCCACCAGCGACACGAGGAGCATCTGCTACCAGTCGGTCCACGCGAAGTACGCGATGGCGTCGGGCGGGCTGATCGGCGTCGGCCTGGGCAATTCCAAGGAGAAATGGAACTACCTGCCCGCCGCGCAGAACGACTTCATCTTCGCGATCATCGGCGAGGAGACCGGGTTCATCGGCGCCGCGCTCGTGATCCTGCTGTTCGTGGTGATCGGCTGGTGCCTGATCTGCGTGGCGTTGCAGACCAAGGACCGGTACACCTCGATGGCGCTGGTGTGCATCGCGGTGTGGATCGTCGGCCAGGCGCTCGTGAACATCGGCGTGGTCGTAGGCCTGCTTCCGGTGCTCGGCGTGCCGATGCCGTTCGTGTCCGCTGGCGGGTCATCGCTCATCATGTGCCTGTCGGCTGCCGGCGTGGCCGCCAGCCTCATGCGCGCCCAGCCGCAGATCAAGGCCGAGTCCAGACTGGCCTGA
- the murD gene encoding UDP-N-acetylmuramoyl-L-alanine--D-glutamate ligase produces MKLNDKTVLVAGLGISGRSMIDVLRSRAKRVIGVDERKPEADLHSFDRIDWDAVDLVMTSPVFNPRTPFILEAQRRSIPVFSEVELAWRLRADNARTGEPAAWIGITGTNGKTSTTEMTSAMLTACGLDAPAVGNIGKAVSHAAIDPSHDVLCVELSSFQLHFTDSLRLDCAAITNIADDHLDWHGGIDNYAADKAKVFHGVKRALVYNADDARVSALAAAAQTGPDCRRIGFTLHEPASGQIGVADGWIVDRSGVAGGEPGEAVRLAPLAEFSHLQEPDGTLYPHLIADALTALALVLGMGADRELALGALRRFAPGGHRIQTVATATMADGGTVRFVDDSKATNAHAAKASLSSFADKSVVWIAGGLAKGSRFEQLVADQAHTIKAAVIIGKDQRPMIDAFAASAPDIPLTVINPDDNATVMDRAVDAAGSYAVSGDVVLMAPACASMDQFKSYAERGDRFAAAAARWTGEHGER; encoded by the coding sequence ATGAAGCTCAATGACAAAACGGTGCTCGTGGCCGGGCTGGGGATCTCCGGGCGGAGCATGATCGACGTGCTGCGGTCCCGCGCGAAGCGGGTGATCGGCGTGGACGAGCGCAAGCCCGAGGCCGATCTGCACTCCTTTGACCGGATCGATTGGGATGCGGTCGACCTGGTGATGACCTCCCCGGTGTTCAACCCGCGTACCCCGTTCATCCTCGAGGCGCAGCGCCGGTCCATCCCCGTGTTCAGCGAGGTCGAGCTGGCGTGGCGGCTGCGCGCCGACAACGCCAGGACCGGCGAGCCGGCGGCGTGGATCGGCATCACCGGCACGAACGGCAAGACCTCGACCACCGAGATGACCTCCGCGATGCTCACCGCCTGCGGGCTCGACGCCCCGGCCGTCGGCAACATCGGCAAGGCCGTGTCCCATGCGGCCATCGACCCGTCCCACGACGTGCTGTGCGTGGAGCTGAGCTCCTTCCAGCTGCATTTCACCGATTCGCTGCGCCTGGACTGCGCCGCGATCACCAACATCGCCGACGACCACCTCGACTGGCACGGCGGCATCGACAACTACGCGGCCGACAAGGCGAAGGTGTTCCACGGCGTCAAGCGCGCGCTGGTCTACAACGCCGACGACGCGCGGGTCAGCGCGTTGGCCGCGGCCGCGCAGACCGGCCCGGACTGCCGCCGTATCGGATTCACGCTGCATGAGCCGGCATCCGGCCAGATCGGCGTGGCCGACGGGTGGATCGTCGACCGGAGCGGCGTGGCCGGCGGCGAGCCGGGCGAAGCCGTGCGGCTGGCGCCCCTCGCCGAGTTCTCGCATCTGCAGGAGCCGGACGGCACGCTCTACCCGCATCTGATCGCCGACGCGCTGACGGCGCTGGCGCTGGTGCTCGGCATGGGCGCCGACCGCGAGCTGGCGCTCGGCGCGCTGCGCCGGTTCGCCCCGGGCGGCCACCGCATCCAGACCGTGGCCACGGCCACAATGGCCGACGGCGGAACCGTCCGCTTCGTCGACGACTCGAAGGCCACGAATGCCCATGCGGCCAAGGCCTCGCTGAGCAGCTTCGCGGACAAGTCCGTGGTGTGGATCGCCGGCGGACTGGCGAAGGGTAGCCGGTTCGAGCAGCTCGTGGCCGACCAGGCGCACACGATCAAGGCCGCCGTGATCATCGGCAAGGACCAGCGGCCGATGATCGACGCCTTCGCCGCCAGCGCCCCCGACATCCCGCTGACCGTCATCAACCCGGACGACAACGCCACGGTGATGGACCGCGCCGTCGACGCGGCCGGATCCTACGCCGTGTCGGGCGACGTGGTGCTCATGGCCCCGGCCTGCGCCTCGATGGACCAATTCAAGTCCTACGCCGAGCGCGGCGATCGTTTCGCCGCCGCCGCGGCACGGTGGACGGGGGAGCATGGCGAACGGTAG
- the mraY gene encoding phospho-N-acetylmuramoyl-pentapeptide-transferase, giving the protein MISLIVGIVVSLVVTLVGTPLLIRLVHRLHYGQYIRQDGPKSHQIKRGTPTLGGVVINFAIVLGWGASALYRYLANGQAPSWSAVLVLFAMLSMGVLGFIDDFAKVRKKQNEGLTVTGKFIGQFILATIYAVLALIVPTKSGFPSAQAGMSFIERPFFSFEFAGRAVAIILFVIWVNFLMTAWTNAVNLTDGLDGLAAGSSMISFAGYAIIAFWESYHIKGGTHQGYSYAVSDPLDLSIIAVCAAVACCAFLWYNSNPATIFMGDTGSLALGGLFAALSTATHTEFLAVIIGGLYVIEAMSDVIQVGYFKMTHKRVFKMAPIHHHFELLGWPEGKVVVRFWMIELMFVLLGLVVFYGDWAMRSGLL; this is encoded by the coding sequence TCGTTGGTCGTCACCCTGGTCGGCACACCGCTGCTGATCCGGCTTGTTCACCGGCTGCACTACGGCCAGTACATCCGCCAGGATGGGCCGAAGTCGCATCAGATCAAGCGCGGCACGCCGACCCTCGGCGGCGTGGTCATCAACTTCGCCATCGTGCTCGGCTGGGGTGCCTCCGCGCTGTACCGGTATCTGGCGAATGGGCAGGCGCCCTCGTGGTCGGCCGTCCTGGTGCTGTTCGCCATGCTGTCGATGGGCGTGCTCGGGTTCATCGACGACTTCGCCAAGGTGCGCAAGAAGCAGAACGAGGGGCTGACCGTGACCGGCAAGTTCATCGGCCAATTCATCCTCGCCACCATCTATGCGGTGCTGGCGCTGATCGTGCCGACCAAATCGGGCTTCCCGAGCGCCCAGGCCGGCATGAGCTTCATCGAGCGGCCGTTCTTCAGCTTCGAATTCGCCGGGCGCGCGGTGGCGATCATCCTGTTCGTGATCTGGGTGAACTTCCTGATGACCGCGTGGACGAACGCCGTGAACCTGACCGACGGCCTGGACGGCCTAGCCGCCGGCTCCTCGATGATCTCCTTCGCCGGCTACGCGATCATCGCCTTCTGGGAGAGCTACCACATCAAGGGCGGCACGCATCAGGGCTACTCCTATGCGGTGTCCGACCCGCTCGACCTGAGCATCATCGCCGTGTGCGCGGCCGTGGCCTGCTGCGCGTTCCTGTGGTACAACTCGAATCCGGCGACCATCTTCATGGGCGACACCGGCTCGCTCGCGCTCGGCGGGCTCTTCGCCGCGCTGTCGACCGCCACGCACACCGAGTTCCTCGCCGTGATCATCGGCGGGCTGTACGTGATCGAGGCGATGAGCGACGTGATCCAGGTCGGCTACTTCAAGATGACCCACAAGCGCGTGTTCAAGATGGCTCCGATCCATCATCATTTCGAGCTGCTCGGCTGGCCCGAGGGCAAGGTCGTCGTGCGGTTCTGGATGATCGAGCTCATGTTCGTGCTGCTCGGCCTCGTCGTCTTCTACGGCGACTGGGCCATGCGCTCGGGGCTGCTGTAA